From Candidatus Rokuibacteriota bacterium, a single genomic window includes:
- a CDS encoding PaaI family thioesterase yields the protein MSEERSDPGVGPFAELLGARRAHMGEGSCRFELTAESRHLNPYGVVHGGVVYSLVDYAMGGALTSRLTPGERCATLEIKINYLAPAGAGPLFAEAKVADRTTRIGVLEARVTDGPGRLIALATGSFYIQGPRP from the coding sequence ATGAGCGAAGAGAGAAGCGACCCGGGCGTGGGGCCATTCGCGGAGCTCCTGGGGGCGCGCCGCGCCCACATGGGGGAAGGGAGCTGCCGCTTCGAGCTGACGGCGGAGTCCCGCCACCTCAACCCGTACGGCGTCGTCCACGGCGGCGTCGTGTACTCGCTCGTGGACTACGCCATGGGCGGGGCGCTGACTTCGCGGCTGACTCCAGGCGAGCGCTGCGCGACGCTCGAGATCAAGATCAACTACCTGGCCCCGGCCGGCGCCGGGCCGCTCTTCGCCGAGGCGAAGGTTGCGGATCGGACCACCCGTATCGGTGTCCTCGAGGCGCGGGTGACGGACGGCCCGGGCCGGCTCATCGCCCTCGCCACGGGCTCCTTCTACATCCAGGGCCCCCGGCCCTAG
- a CDS encoding transporter: protein MNAGTVLFAVGLFLLVPVGSSSALAAEGGENAEQEVSLPPTLITEGATPATEVEGTFTTSKSKTERGYVFGLSSVQYSPVPSFGIKLAIPFAVRDPRDSEPTVGGIGDVSVMAKYAPLLLPARQFALSGGVTLTFPTGSERRELGGQFAVAPFLAVGKGFGPFSLQADAAYRWQLNEPRRLEPEEEGAEAVRPHKGEGVTANLTATYSPVKRLFLILELNSVTVMRGDEELKERVQLYVTPGVSVEPAEGWNLRAGVHLPVTSTKELDWSLIVIVTKGF, encoded by the coding sequence GTGAACGCGGGGACAGTACTGTTTGCCGTTGGCCTTTTTCTGCTGGTTCCCGTCGGCTCATCCTCCGCCCTTGCCGCAGAGGGGGGTGAGAACGCCGAGCAGGAGGTGAGCCTTCCCCCGACCCTCATCACCGAGGGGGCCACGCCCGCCACCGAGGTGGAGGGGACGTTCACAACCTCGAAATCAAAGACAGAGCGGGGGTACGTGTTCGGCCTGAGCAGCGTCCAGTATTCGCCCGTGCCCTCGTTCGGCATCAAGCTGGCGATCCCGTTCGCGGTCCGCGATCCGAGAGACTCCGAGCCCACCGTGGGCGGGATCGGCGACGTCAGCGTGATGGCGAAGTACGCTCCTCTGCTGCTCCCCGCCCGGCAGTTCGCCCTTTCGGGAGGTGTCACGCTGACCTTCCCCACTGGGAGCGAGCGGCGTGAGCTGGGCGGGCAGTTCGCCGTCGCACCGTTCCTGGCAGTCGGCAAGGGGTTCGGTCCGTTCAGCCTCCAGGCCGACGCAGCCTATCGCTGGCAGCTCAACGAACCCCGAAGGCTCGAGCCTGAAGAGGAAGGGGCGGAAGCCGTAAGGCCCCACAAGGGGGAGGGAGTCACCGCCAATTTGACGGCGACCTACTCTCCCGTGAAGCGGTTGTTCCTGATTCTGGAACTGAACAGCGTCACCGTGATGAGGGGCGATGAAGAGCTGAAGGAGCGGGTGCAGCTCTATGTCACCCCGGGCGTGAGCGTGGAACCGGCCGAGGGCTGGAATCTCCGGGCTGGGGTCCACCTACCCGTGACGAGCACCAAGGAGCTCGACTGGAGCCTCATCGTCATCGTCACGAAAGGATTTTAG
- a CDS encoding MtrB/PioB family outer membrane beta-barrel protein, with product MQDNGNTVNRVQQALQQVVSWSAGMDVNWAPTDRISFSTGYVHESNFQKQRSSVENPLDPSLDWLSDSTDTVDTFHGSIKATIIPQKLDFTFNGSYSYALGRVEQRHPQVQVRVGQVRRGGPWLPAPESPSCGCPTGASTSHGSPHHQSAPARNLAKTRGVSETAVRHAACESSGKQGCS from the coding sequence GTGCAGGACAACGGCAACACGGTCAACCGGGTGCAGCAGGCCCTCCAGCAGGTGGTCAGCTGGTCGGCGGGGATGGACGTCAACTGGGCTCCGACGGACCGGATCTCCTTCTCGACGGGCTACGTGCACGAGTCCAATTTCCAGAAGCAGCGCAGCTCCGTCGAGAATCCGCTCGATCCTTCCCTGGACTGGCTCTCGGACAGCACGGACACCGTGGACACCTTCCACGGGTCCATCAAGGCGACGATCATCCCCCAGAAGCTCGACTTCACCTTCAACGGGTCCTACTCCTACGCGCTGGGCCGGGTCGAGCAGCGTCACCCTCAAGTACAAGTTCGAGTAGGGCAGGTGCGCCGGGGCGGGCCATGGCTGCCCGCCCCGGAGTCTCCGAGTTGTGGATGCCCCACTGGGGCTTCGACGTCCCACGGTTCCCCCCACCACCAATCCGCGCCGGCTCGTAACCTCGCGAAAACACGCGGCGTCTCGGAGACGGCAGTCAGGCACGCGGCTTGCGAGAGCTCAGGCAAGCAAGGCTGCTCCTGA
- a CDS encoding SDR family oxidoreductase, translating to MELNLKGKSVIVTGGGSNIGRGIALAFAREGAHVTIAEIDAGQGGKVVEEARKAGAASAAVVATDVTKWESVQAMVREVEGRAGAVDVLVNNVGWTLDRLFVEKERAEWEKEVQINLWGMINCTRAVLDGMIARKGGVIVSLGSDAGRMGEFREAVYGACKAGVIALTKSVAREVGRHGIRLNVVCPGMTMPASEEDFGSLSMWAAESNKAWGTPDMQARIAKAYPLRRIGKPEDVAGAVVFLASDAASFITGQTLSVSGGYTMM from the coding sequence ATGGAGCTGAACCTCAAGGGTAAGAGCGTCATCGTCACGGGCGGCGGCTCGAATATCGGGCGGGGCATCGCCCTCGCCTTCGCCCGCGAGGGCGCGCACGTCACGATCGCCGAGATCGACGCGGGGCAGGGCGGGAAGGTGGTCGAAGAAGCGCGCAAGGCGGGAGCGGCGTCGGCTGCCGTGGTGGCGACCGACGTGACCAAGTGGGAGTCCGTCCAGGCCATGGTCCGCGAAGTCGAGGGGCGCGCCGGCGCGGTCGACGTGCTCGTCAACAACGTCGGCTGGACCCTCGACCGGCTCTTCGTCGAGAAGGAGCGCGCCGAGTGGGAGAAGGAGGTCCAGATCAATCTCTGGGGCATGATCAACTGCACGCGCGCGGTGCTCGACGGCATGATCGCGCGCAAGGGCGGCGTCATCGTGAGCCTGGGCTCGGACGCCGGCCGCATGGGCGAGTTCCGCGAGGCCGTGTACGGCGCCTGCAAGGCGGGCGTCATCGCGCTGACCAAGAGCGTCGCGCGCGAGGTCGGGCGCCACGGCATCCGGCTCAACGTGGTCTGCCCCGGCATGACCATGCCCGCGTCCGAGGAGGACTTCGGCAGCCTCAGCATGTGGGCGGCGGAGAGCAATAAGGCATGGGGCACGCCGGACATGCAGGCGCGCATTGCCAAGGCCTACCCGCTGCGCCGCATCGGGAAGCCGGAGGACGTGGCGGGCGCCGTCGTGTTCCTGGCTTCCGACGCTGCGAGCTTCATCACGGGCCAGACCCTGTCCGTGAGCGGCGGCTATACCATGATGTGA
- a CDS encoding NnrS family protein, with translation MLAWLYAGAPAVAVEWRLLHASLQIFGFFGTLIVGVAHHLFARFTGRVTARSAVTHPVLALLLAALALRVAGTWGGLPAAVLAGAVLQALAFLVFAAWVWRCLDPPPLGPLRRHLAASSGWIAAACLCETFLRLRAVNAGLAVPPLDSMRAVHSMALLGGVIGWVTGVLLRAGPMFAPRWNVPASLARALPWMLGLGAALASAGEWAGDGRAARLGELTVLGSVAAMLIAGGVLRQAGGMLPMVSRSAPESRIFRLAVASLGAAVVGAAAGVAIAWGGGEAHLLTDAVRHLVAVGFLTAVAIAMTFRLIPVLEGRALPWPRLRAVALWALAAGVVLRSAETLLGIGWGWMAPAVALSGLFVWAAVLCAGTNLLGAVVRRS, from the coding sequence ATGCTGGCGTGGCTGTACGCGGGCGCGCCGGCCGTCGCAGTCGAGTGGCGGCTCCTCCACGCGAGTCTCCAGATCTTCGGCTTTTTCGGGACGCTCATCGTGGGCGTGGCGCACCATCTCTTCGCGCGCTTCACGGGGCGCGTCACCGCGCGGTCGGCGGTCACCCATCCGGTGCTCGCGCTCTTGCTCGCGGCCCTGGCGCTCCGCGTCGCGGGGACGTGGGGCGGCTTGCCCGCGGCGGTGCTGGCCGGCGCGGTGCTGCAGGCTCTCGCCTTTCTTGTCTTCGCGGCGTGGGTCTGGCGCTGCCTCGACCCGCCGCCGCTCGGGCCGCTCCGCCGTCATCTCGCCGCCAGCAGCGGCTGGATCGCCGCCGCGTGTCTGTGCGAGACATTCCTACGGTTGCGGGCGGTCAATGCCGGGCTGGCCGTGCCCCCGCTCGACTCGATGCGTGCCGTGCACTCGATGGCGCTCCTGGGTGGCGTCATCGGCTGGGTAACCGGGGTGCTCCTCCGCGCCGGGCCCATGTTCGCGCCCCGCTGGAATGTCCCGGCCTCGCTCGCCCGCGCGCTCCCATGGATGCTCGGTCTCGGCGCAGCGCTTGCCTCGGCAGGCGAGTGGGCCGGCGACGGTCGGGCGGCGAGGCTTGGCGAGCTGACGGTCCTCGGATCGGTCGCGGCGATGCTGATCGCCGGAGGGGTGCTGAGACAGGCGGGAGGGATGCTGCCCATGGTGTCGCGGAGCGCTCCAGAGTCGCGCATTTTCCGCCTGGCCGTCGCGTCCCTCGGGGCGGCGGTCGTGGGCGCGGCCGCGGGGGTCGCGATCGCTTGGGGCGGCGGCGAGGCGCATCTCCTCACGGACGCCGTGAGGCACCTCGTCGCGGTGGGCTTCCTCACCGCAGTGGCCATCGCCATGACCTTCCGCCTCATCCCCGTCCTCGAGGGCCGGGCGCTGCCGTGGCCGCGGCTCCGCGCGGTGGCCCTCTGGGCTCTCGCGGCGGGGGTCGTGCTGAGAAGCGCCGAGACCCTGCTCGGGATCGGCTGGGGGTGGATGGCTCCCGCCGTGGCCCTCTCGGGTCTCTTCGTCTGGGCGGCGGTTCTCTGCGCGGGAACAAATCTGCTCGGGGCTGTCGTGAGGAGGAGCTAG
- a CDS encoding LuxR C-terminal-related transcriptional regulator — protein sequence MSPSRVPDEALERALARAGDGAFAVGPDGRVAVWNRAAERILGWSATEVLGRPCCEVLAGGDGHGNSLCYQGCDVMGQVRLGEPVEHFEMKSRTKGGRAIWLDISILEAPATNGTRPVAVHLFRDITATKKLLEIVQERTVRAAQPNDNGASGLTKREFEILRLMAAGANTKVLAERLHVSPATVRNHAQNIFAKLDVHSRLEAVAWANQHRLV from the coding sequence ATGAGTCCCAGCAGGGTTCCGGATGAGGCTCTTGAGCGAGCACTGGCCCGCGCGGGCGATGGCGCCTTCGCCGTAGGACCGGACGGGCGAGTCGCGGTGTGGAACCGGGCCGCTGAGCGGATCCTGGGCTGGAGCGCGACGGAGGTGCTCGGGCGGCCCTGCTGCGAGGTGTTGGCCGGCGGCGACGGTCACGGCAACAGCCTCTGCTACCAGGGCTGCGACGTCATGGGGCAGGTCAGGCTGGGCGAGCCCGTGGAGCACTTCGAGATGAAGTCCCGAACCAAGGGCGGTCGCGCCATCTGGCTCGACATCAGCATCCTCGAGGCGCCGGCGACGAACGGCACCCGTCCCGTGGCCGTCCATTTGTTCCGCGACATCACGGCCACCAAGAAGCTCCTGGAGATCGTCCAGGAGCGGACAGTCCGGGCCGCCCAGCCCAATGACAACGGGGCGTCCGGCCTCACCAAGCGGGAGTTCGAGATCCTGCGGCTCATGGCCGCCGGCGCCAACACGAAGGTGCTGGCTGAGCGGCTCCACGTGAGCCCGGCCACGGTCCGCAACCACGCCCAGAACATCTTCGCCAAACTCGACGTTCACAGCCGGCTCGAGGCCGTCGCGTGGGCCAACCAGCACCGCCTCGTCTAG
- a CDS encoding enoyl-CoA hydratase-related protein, with protein sequence MELGTVSYAAKDGIARVVLNRPDQLNAISPALLEDLDKVCAAVEGNQTLRVVTLTAAGRAFCAGADLKAVRELSPDPDKWARFMRLWHRVFNRLEALPVPVVAGVHGLALAGGLELTLVADLVVADEAARLGDQHANFGLVAGGGGSQRLPRLIGARRAKEMMLLGGWLSAAQALDWGLVNRVAPKGTLGAVVDEMAGALATGSSSAARTVKSLVNRAFDADLAGGLELELSLVAAHMRTAEAAEGLRAFAEKRKPVFHAS encoded by the coding sequence ATGGAACTCGGCACCGTAAGCTACGCCGCGAAGGACGGCATCGCGCGCGTCGTGCTCAATCGCCCGGACCAGCTCAACGCCATCAGCCCGGCCCTGCTCGAGGACCTCGACAAAGTCTGCGCCGCCGTCGAGGGCAATCAGACGCTGCGCGTCGTCACGCTCACCGCCGCCGGCCGCGCCTTCTGCGCCGGCGCGGATCTCAAGGCCGTGCGGGAGCTGTCCCCAGACCCGGACAAGTGGGCGCGCTTCATGCGGCTCTGGCACCGGGTCTTCAACCGCCTCGAGGCCCTGCCCGTGCCGGTCGTGGCGGGCGTGCACGGCTTAGCACTGGCGGGCGGGCTCGAGCTGACGCTCGTGGCCGACCTCGTCGTCGCTGATGAGGCCGCGCGGCTGGGCGACCAGCACGCCAACTTCGGCCTGGTCGCGGGCGGCGGCGGCAGCCAGCGCCTGCCGAGGCTGATCGGCGCGCGGCGCGCCAAGGAGATGATGCTGCTGGGCGGCTGGCTCAGCGCCGCGCAGGCGCTCGACTGGGGGCTTGTCAACCGCGTCGCGCCCAAAGGCACGCTCGGCGCCGTCGTGGACGAGATGGCGGGCGCGCTCGCCACCGGCAGCAGCTCGGCCGCGCGCACGGTCAAGAGCCTCGTCAACCGGGCCTTCGACGCCGATCTCGCCGGCGGGCTCGAGCTGGAGCTGTCGCTGGTCGCCGCCCACATGCGCACGGCGGAGGCGGCCGAGGGGCTCCGCGCCTTCGCCGAAAAGCGCAAGCCCGTCTTCCACGCGTCGTAG
- a CDS encoding cytochrome c — protein sequence MSGATTKYMAILAAVVLLPTFALAQGSPAKGKDLYAKQCAGCHGPAGKGDGPAAAAINPKPTDITNKAQMTALKDQYLFDLIQKGGAAVGKSPLMTPFGSKLKDGEIQDVIAYVRSLTK from the coding sequence ATGAGCGGAGCGACAACGAAATACATGGCGATCCTGGCTGCGGTGGTGCTTCTTCCCACTTTCGCTCTGGCGCAGGGGAGCCCAGCGAAAGGCAAGGACCTCTATGCCAAGCAGTGCGCCGGCTGCCACGGGCCGGCCGGCAAAGGGGACGGCCCAGCAGCCGCCGCGATCAACCCGAAGCCCACGGACATCACGAATAAAGCCCAGATGACGGCGCTCAAGGACCAGTATCTCTTCGACCTCATCCAGAAAGGCGGGGCCGCCGTCGGGAAATCCCCGCTCATGACCCCCTTCGGCTCAAAGCTCAAGGATGGAGAGATCCAGGATGTGATCGCGTACGTTAGGAGCTTAACCAAGTAG
- a CDS encoding heme-binding domain-containing protein produces MLRWILLGAALLFLAIQVAPYGRRHTNPPVQVEPRWDSAGTRALAVRACFDCHSNETVWPWYSHVAPVSWLNQRDVDKGRRKVNFSEWDQPQKEAHESAKTVRKGKMPPWFYNAIHPDARLTPAEAQALSQGLEAILGARGAKRAGKGHDD; encoded by the coding sequence GTGTTGCGCTGGATTCTGCTTGGGGCGGCGCTGCTGTTCCTTGCCATCCAGGTCGCTCCCTACGGCCGCCGGCACACCAATCCGCCGGTGCAGGTCGAGCCCCGCTGGGACAGCGCCGGGACGCGGGCGCTGGCGGTGCGGGCCTGCTTCGATTGTCACAGCAACGAGACCGTCTGGCCCTGGTACTCGCACGTCGCGCCCGTCTCATGGCTGAACCAGCGCGACGTGGACAAGGGGAGGCGGAAGGTCAACTTCTCTGAGTGGGACCAGCCCCAGAAGGAGGCGCATGAGTCAGCCAAGACCGTGCGCAAGGGCAAGATGCCGCCGTGGTTCTACAACGCGATTCATCCCGATGCCCGGCTGACACCGGCCGAGGCCCAGGCCCTCAGCCAGGGTCTTGAGGCGATATTGGGCGCGCGGGGGGCCAAGAGGGCCGGCAAGGGCCACGACGACTAG
- a CDS encoding LuxR C-terminal-related transcriptional regulator — MKKPKAAERGLEQILARSGDGVFAVGPEGRVVLWNRAAEKILGWSAREVMDRPCCDVFVGVDDHGNRLCYKGCHVMSLVKLGEPVQHFDMQTRTKLGRPVWLDISILEAPSSGPGGALAIHLFRDVTATRELLRLVHERLQAPSAPPDEATTLTRRELEVLRFMAGGANTKALAERLHVSPATVRNHAQNIFTKLGVHSRLEAVAYATQHRLL, encoded by the coding sequence ATGAAGAAGCCCAAGGCCGCTGAGCGGGGGCTCGAGCAGATTCTTGCCCGCAGCGGCGACGGCGTCTTCGCCGTCGGACCCGAGGGGCGGGTGGTCTTGTGGAACCGCGCGGCCGAGAAGATTCTCGGCTGGAGCGCCCGCGAGGTCATGGACCGGCCCTGCTGCGACGTGTTCGTGGGCGTCGACGACCACGGCAACCGCCTCTGCTACAAGGGCTGCCACGTCATGAGCCTGGTCAAGCTCGGCGAGCCTGTCCAGCACTTCGACATGCAGACGCGGACCAAGTTGGGCCGCCCCGTGTGGCTTGACATCAGCATCCTCGAGGCGCCGTCGAGTGGTCCCGGCGGGGCGCTGGCCATCCACCTCTTCCGCGACGTCACCGCCACGAGGGAGCTGCTACGCCTCGTCCACGAGCGGCTTCAAGCGCCCTCGGCCCCGCCCGACGAGGCGACGACGCTCACGCGCCGCGAGCTCGAAGTCCTGCGCTTCATGGCGGGCGGCGCCAACACCAAGGCGCTGGCCGAGCGCCTCCACGTCAGCCCCGCCACGGTTCGCAACCACGCCCAGAACATCTTCACCAAGCTGGGCGTCCACAGCCGGCTCGAGGCCGTGGCCTATGCGACCCAGCACCGCCTGCTCTAG
- a CDS encoding acyl-CoA dehydrogenase family protein yields the protein MDLSLTPEQEELVRTLRAFARKELAPHSREWDRSGEFPWPAWRQMGELGLLGLRMPPAYGGQDSDYMTFGLAMEEIARGDFGCTYGLQLAGLAGEIVGANGTEEIKKRWLPPTARGEEVIALALTEPGVGSDAAHLACRAERDGDGYLITGEKSGISLAMVAQSAVLFARTGAGGGANGVTAFLVPLDLPGVSRSPLRDMGSHSVGRGVLAFDHVRIPASHRLGDEGQGFYQVMRGFDYNRVGIALACLGVAQVSLEETMAYVKERRAFGKPLATFEGVSFKIAEAATHIDACRGLCYRALWLADRGQSHTKESAMTKWWAPKLAVETIHQCLLFHGHYGYTDELPFEQRMRDVIGLEIGDGTAEVMKTIVARELMGRESRPY from the coding sequence ATGGACCTGTCGCTGACGCCCGAGCAGGAAGAGCTGGTCCGAACCCTCCGCGCCTTTGCCCGCAAAGAGCTCGCTCCGCACTCGCGCGAGTGGGACAGGAGCGGCGAGTTCCCCTGGCCGGCCTGGCGCCAGATGGGCGAGCTCGGGCTTCTCGGGCTCCGCATGCCGCCCGCGTACGGCGGGCAGGATTCGGACTACATGACCTTCGGCCTGGCGATGGAGGAGATCGCGCGCGGGGATTTCGGCTGCACCTACGGCCTCCAGCTCGCCGGGCTCGCGGGAGAGATCGTGGGCGCGAACGGGACGGAGGAAATCAAGAAGCGCTGGCTGCCGCCGACGGCGCGCGGCGAGGAGGTCATCGCGCTCGCGCTGACGGAGCCCGGCGTGGGCTCGGACGCCGCGCACCTGGCCTGCCGCGCCGAGCGCGACGGCGACGGCTACCTGATCACCGGCGAGAAGTCGGGCATCAGCCTCGCCATGGTCGCCCAGTCGGCGGTGCTGTTCGCGCGCACGGGCGCAGGAGGCGGGGCAAACGGCGTGACGGCCTTCCTCGTCCCGCTCGATCTGCCCGGCGTCTCGCGGAGCCCCCTCCGCGACATGGGCTCGCACTCGGTCGGCCGCGGCGTCCTCGCCTTCGACCACGTGCGTATCCCCGCGTCCCACCGACTCGGAGACGAAGGCCAGGGCTTCTACCAGGTGATGCGCGGTTTCGATTACAACCGCGTCGGCATCGCGCTGGCGTGTCTCGGCGTCGCCCAGGTGTCTCTCGAAGAGACCATGGCCTACGTCAAGGAGCGCCGGGCCTTCGGCAAGCCGCTCGCGACGTTCGAGGGCGTGTCGTTCAAGATCGCCGAGGCCGCGACCCACATCGACGCGTGCCGCGGCCTCTGCTACCGGGCGCTCTGGCTCGCCGACCGCGGCCAGTCGCACACGAAGGAGTCGGCGATGACGAAGTGGTGGGCGCCGAAGCTGGCCGTCGAGACCATTCACCAGTGCCTGCTCTTCCACGGCCACTACGGCTACACCGACGAGCTGCCCTTCGAGCAGCGCATGCGGGATGTCATCGGCCTCGAGATCGGCGACGGCACGGCCGAGGTGATGAAGACCATCGTCGCCCGCGAGCTGATGGGCCGCGAGAGCCGGCCCTACTGA
- a CDS encoding AMP-binding protein translates to MRECTEAGLWRNESLETYLDRWATARPDKTALVDGQGRYTWAALAGKVERVAHGLRAHGLEPGGVVSCQLPNWNEFALVFLAASRLGAVVNPIPPTYRASELRFMLGLLESQALVIPATFRGFDYREMAAQLRGGLPRLERVFVARGDAPAGMEPFATLTDTAWEARAGRRPLPGSDPNTVHEVVFTSGTTGEPKGVMHTPNTTLSTIYTGIERLGFTDRDVLLMASTLGHQTGYLYGYCMNLLLGATAVWMDVWNAEEAARLIEAERVTFTMGATPFLRDLTYTQAPRDMGSLRVFISAGAPIPRQLVKDARDRLKCVISAGWGMTENGLVSCNGLDDPEEKVFTTDGVPLPGMELRVVDEAGRELPRGGEGDLLVRGPAQFEGYFKRPEFTADGHTADGWFKTGDRATLDGDGYVSITGRTKDVIIRGGENIPVVEVENLLFTHPKVAGVAIVAMDDARLGERACAVVIPREGQSLTLSEIIAFLEDQQLARQKFPERLEIVSEFPMTPSGKVQKYRLRQLVAERIASASAVDSLSPGGGEGRSSS, encoded by the coding sequence GTGCGGGAGTGTACGGAGGCTGGGCTCTGGCGGAACGAGAGCCTCGAGACCTACCTCGACAGGTGGGCGACCGCCCGGCCGGACAAGACCGCCCTTGTGGACGGACAGGGCCGCTACACGTGGGCCGCGCTCGCAGGCAAAGTCGAGCGCGTGGCCCACGGGCTCCGCGCGCACGGTTTGGAGCCGGGCGGCGTCGTCTCCTGCCAGCTGCCGAACTGGAACGAGTTCGCCCTGGTTTTCCTGGCGGCGAGCCGCCTGGGCGCCGTCGTCAACCCGATCCCGCCGACCTATCGCGCCAGCGAGCTGCGCTTCATGCTGGGGCTCCTCGAATCCCAGGCGCTCGTCATTCCCGCGACCTTCCGCGGCTTCGACTACCGCGAGATGGCGGCGCAGCTACGAGGCGGCCTGCCGCGGCTGGAGCGGGTCTTCGTGGCGCGCGGGGACGCGCCCGCCGGCATGGAGCCGTTCGCGACGCTCACGGATACGGCCTGGGAAGCGAGGGCGGGCCGCCGGCCGCTGCCCGGCAGCGACCCGAACACGGTCCACGAGGTGGTCTTCACGTCAGGGACGACGGGAGAGCCCAAGGGCGTGATGCACACGCCCAACACGACGCTGTCGACCATCTACACCGGGATCGAGCGGCTCGGCTTCACGGACCGTGACGTGCTGCTCATGGCCTCGACCCTCGGCCACCAGACGGGCTATCTCTACGGCTACTGCATGAATCTCCTGCTGGGCGCCACGGCGGTGTGGATGGACGTCTGGAACGCCGAGGAGGCGGCGCGGCTGATCGAGGCCGAGCGCGTGACCTTCACCATGGGCGCCACGCCGTTCCTCCGCGACCTGACGTACACGCAGGCGCCGCGCGACATGGGCTCGCTCCGCGTCTTCATCTCGGCCGGCGCGCCGATTCCGCGCCAGCTGGTGAAGGACGCGCGCGACCGGCTCAAGTGCGTGATCTCGGCCGGCTGGGGCATGACGGAGAACGGTCTCGTCAGCTGCAACGGTCTCGACGACCCCGAGGAGAAGGTGTTCACCACCGACGGCGTGCCGCTTCCCGGCATGGAGCTCCGCGTGGTGGATGAGGCCGGGCGGGAGCTCCCCCGGGGCGGGGAGGGAGATCTTCTCGTCCGCGGCCCGGCCCAGTTCGAAGGCTACTTCAAGCGGCCCGAGTTCACGGCCGACGGCCACACGGCCGACGGCTGGTTCAAGACGGGCGACCGCGCCACGCTCGACGGAGACGGCTACGTCTCCATCACGGGGCGGACCAAGGACGTGATCATTCGGGGCGGCGAGAACATCCCGGTGGTCGAGGTCGAGAACCTGCTCTTCACGCACCCGAAGGTCGCGGGCGTCGCCATCGTGGCCATGGACGACGCGCGGCTTGGCGAGCGCGCCTGCGCCGTCGTCATCCCGCGCGAGGGGCAGTCTCTGACGCTCTCCGAGATCATCGCATTCCTGGAAGATCAGCAGCTCGCCCGCCAGAAGTTCCCGGAGCGCCTCGAGATCGTCTCAGAGTTCCCGATGACCCCGAGCGGCAAGGTCCAGAAGTACCGTCTCCGCCAGCTGGTCGCCGAGCGCATCGCGAGCGCCTCCGCAGTCGATTCCCTCTCACCCGGAGGGGGAGAGGGCCGCAGTTCGAGCTGA
- a CDS encoding c-type cytochrome, with protein MKWMVIAVSFLLLWGSQAAFAQSLFSPTQDPLAGSRVFGTKGCVKCHAVNGVGGKVGPDLGRNLRPRSFYDLAAGMWNHLPKMGERMRELGIARPQLDPRETGDLIGFLYTLDYFDPPGNVEAGRRFFTEKKCVVCHQAGGTGGVAGPNLDFLKQFGSPILIAAELWNHGPAMAETMRDKGIARPTFKDAELRDLISYLKATSQTRSEEPLYVLPGRADEGRRLFRDKGCILCHSVGGEGGRVGPDLAERGLHWSLTQFAAAMWNKAPAMMKEMKARSISVPRLQASEMADLVAYLYAVRYLAELGDPTKGRELATAKGCLGCHSLESTGGKVGPDLAKVKGLDSAAAVIAVLWNHGFIMAERAERRQVAWPRFRPEEMAHLVAFLQMLGRAR; from the coding sequence ATGAAGTGGATGGTCATCGCGGTGTCCTTCCTGCTTCTTTGGGGTTCCCAGGCGGCCTTCGCCCAGTCCCTCTTTAGCCCCACGCAAGACCCGCTGGCAGGCTCGCGGGTCTTCGGGACCAAGGGCTGCGTCAAGTGTCACGCGGTCAACGGCGTGGGCGGCAAGGTCGGGCCTGATCTTGGCCGAAACCTGCGTCCCCGATCGTTCTACGACCTCGCCGCCGGGATGTGGAACCACTTGCCGAAGATGGGCGAGCGCATGCGAGAGCTCGGGATCGCTCGCCCTCAGCTGGACCCGCGAGAGACCGGCGACCTCATCGGGTTTCTCTACACACTCGACTACTTTGATCCCCCAGGGAATGTCGAGGCCGGCCGGCGGTTTTTCACGGAGAAAAAGTGCGTCGTCTGCCACCAGGCGGGCGGGACCGGCGGGGTGGCAGGCCCGAACCTGGACTTCCTCAAGCAGTTCGGTTCCCCCATCCTGATCGCGGCCGAGCTGTGGAACCACGGCCCGGCCATGGCCGAGACCATGCGCGACAAGGGGATCGCGCGCCCCACATTCAAAGACGCGGAGCTGCGCGACCTGATCTCCTACCTCAAAGCCACCTCCCAGACCCGCTCCGAGGAGCCGCTCTACGTCCTGCCCGGCCGCGCCGACGAGGGCCGCCGGCTGTTCAGGGATAAGGGCTGCATCCTTTGCCACAGCGTGGGGGGGGAGGGCGGCCGAGTGGGACCTGACCTGGCTGAGCGCGGGCTGCACTGGAGCCTCACCCAGTTCGCGGCGGCCATGTGGAATAAGGCCCCCGCGATGATGAAGGAGATGAAGGCGCGATCCATCTCAGTCCCTCGCCTTCAAGCGAGCGAAATGGCCGACCTCGTCGCTTACCTCTACGCCGTCCGCTATCTCGCCGAGCTGGGCGACCCCACGAAGGGGCGGGAACTGGCGACGGCCAAAGGGTGCCTGGGCTGCCACTCGCTCGAGAGCACGGGCGGCAAGGTCGGCCCGGACCTCGCAAAGGTGAAGGGTCTCGACTCGGCCGCTGCCGTCATCGCGGTGCTGTGGAACCACGGCTTCATCATGGCGGAGCGTGCCGAGCGCCGGCAGGTGGCCTGGCCCCGGTTCCGCCCAGAAGAGATGGCCCACCTCGTCGCCTTCCTCCAAATGCTCGGCCGGGCTCGATGA